From Lemur catta isolate mLemCat1 chromosome 21, mLemCat1.pri, whole genome shotgun sequence, a single genomic window includes:
- the LOC123625742 gene encoding glutathione S-transferase theta-2B-like, producing MVLELYLDLLSQPCRAVYIFAKKNDIPFELRTVDLLKGQHASKEFLQVNSLQRVPALKDGDFILTESTAILIYLSCKCQTADHWYPADLQARARIHEYLGWHADCIRGTFGVPLWIRVLAPLIGTQVPEEKMDRNRTAMDRALQQLEDKFLGDKAFLVGQHVTLADLMALEELIQPVAVGYDVFEGRQRLAAWRGRVEAFLGAKLCQEAHGLVLTILEQEAKKTLPVPPAEAYLGMLRRISRIP from the exons ATGGTCCTGGAGCTCTACCTGGACCTGCTGTCGCAGCCCTGCCGCGCCGTCTACATCTTCGCCAAGAAGAACGACATCCCCTTCGAGCTGCGCACCGTGGATCTGCTCAAAG GGCAGCATGCCAGCAAGGAGTTCCTCCAGGTGAACAGCCTGCAGAGGGTGCCCGCCCTTAAGGATGGTGACTTCATCTTAACGGAGAG CACGGCCATCCTGATTTACCTGAGCTGTAAGTGCCAGACGGCAGACCACTGGTACCCAGCTGACCTGCAGGCCCGTGCCCGCATCCATGAGTATCTGGGCTGGCATGCCGACTGCATCCGCGGCACCTTTGGCGTGCCCCTGTGGATCCGG GTGCTGGCACCACTCATTGGGACACAGGTGCCGGAGGAGAAGATGGACCGCAACAGGACTGCCATGGACCGGGCACTGCAACAGCTGGAGGACAAGTTCCTGGGGGATAAGGCCTTCCTTGTCGGCCAGCACGTGACACTGGCTGATCTCATGGCGCTGGAGGAGCTGATACAG CCTGTGGCTGTTGGCTATGACGTGTTTGAGGGGCGGCAGCGACTGGCAGCGTGGCGTGGGCGAGTGGAGGCTTTCCTGGGAGCCAAGCTGTGCCAGGAGGCCCATGGCCTCGTCTTGACCATCCTGGAACAGGAGGCCAAAAAAACACTTCCCGTGCCCCCAGCAGAGGCCTATCTGGGCATGCTGCGTCGTATCAGCAGGATCCCCTGA